The proteins below are encoded in one region of Elusimicrobiaceae bacterium:
- a CDS encoding FAD-dependent oxidoreductase, giving the protein MAMKIIIVGGVAGGASAAARLRRLDEKAEIVVFEKGRHVSYANCGLPYYAGGVIENRDALLIMTPEKLKALLNLDIRTRSEVTAIDRRARTVTVRELPDGREYTERYDKLVLAPGAKPFLPPVPGMNLKKVFTLRTLDDADRLKETVVRSGGKTAAVIGAGFIGVETAESLTHAGVKTALIEKLPQILPPLDPEMACGLQTQLRDKGVSLYLGAGLAEIRETETGLALRLDNGVELAADFAVCALGVRPETELAKQAGLEIGAAGGIKTDRQMRTSDPDIYAVGDAVETPLAPLGATGIIPLAGPANRQGRIAAENIMGAGSVCPATLGTAILKVFNLTAAMAGHNEKHLAHNGIPYLKSYAHGLSHSGYYPGAFPLVIKLLFSPDGGKLLGAQAVGMEGADKRLDVIAAVMQAGGTIYDLLDAQMCYAPPYGSAKDPVNIAAMTAENILAGLVNPVYPTDLDRLAADKNFFLLDVRTPEEYLTGSLPGATNIALSVLRGRLPELPRGKTIVTLCSRGKMSYFAARLLMQEGFRTLNLNGGYSLYKQIKSEQEAQAAGSQPRQNPAPDATSSPAGCPKNAARIEINACGLQCPGPIMKLSAALNNAAAGSELLVSASDPGFKMDVAAWCSSTGNTLINVTEENRVIRACIKKGTGEIPASTDALNQPAPAAGSKNRTIVVFSGDLDRALAAFIIANGAAALGGKVTMFFTFWGLNILRRETAGPAAKGFLDRLFGLLMPRGANRLALSNMHFLGLGTALMKHVMKTKNVTPLPELIKQAQRQGVKIVACTMAMDIMGIRREELIAGVETAGVASYLADAQYASTNLFI; this is encoded by the coding sequence CGAGCGCGGCGGCCCGGTTAAGACGGCTCGACGAAAAAGCGGAGATCGTCGTGTTTGAAAAAGGCAGGCATGTATCCTACGCCAACTGCGGACTGCCGTATTACGCCGGAGGCGTTATTGAGAACCGTGACGCGCTGCTGATAATGACTCCGGAAAAACTGAAAGCGCTTTTAAACCTTGATATAAGAACAAGAAGCGAAGTGACCGCGATAGACCGGCGGGCCAGAACCGTCACCGTCCGCGAACTGCCGGACGGGCGCGAATATACCGAGCGCTATGATAAACTGGTGCTGGCGCCCGGCGCGAAGCCTTTTCTGCCGCCCGTGCCGGGCATGAATTTGAAAAAAGTGTTTACGCTGCGCACGCTTGACGACGCGGACCGGCTGAAAGAAACCGTCGTCCGATCCGGCGGGAAAACAGCCGCCGTCATCGGGGCCGGTTTTATTGGAGTGGAAACCGCGGAAAGCCTCACGCACGCGGGCGTAAAAACCGCGCTGATCGAAAAACTGCCGCAGATCCTGCCGCCGCTTGATCCCGAAATGGCCTGCGGACTGCAGACGCAGCTGCGCGACAAAGGCGTTTCCTTATATCTGGGCGCGGGGCTCGCTGAAATCCGCGAAACTGAAACCGGTCTCGCGCTCCGGCTGGACAACGGGGTGGAGCTGGCGGCTGATTTCGCCGTCTGCGCCCTCGGCGTCCGCCCGGAAACGGAACTGGCAAAACAGGCCGGGCTTGAAATTGGCGCGGCGGGCGGCATTAAAACCGACCGGCAAATGCGCACCTCCGACCCCGACATCTACGCCGTTGGCGACGCGGTGGAAACGCCGCTCGCCCCTTTGGGCGCAACGGGCATTATCCCGCTCGCCGGACCCGCCAACCGGCAGGGCCGCATAGCGGCCGAAAACATCATGGGGGCAGGCTCGGTCTGTCCCGCGACGCTCGGCACCGCGATACTTAAAGTGTTCAACCTCACGGCCGCAATGGCGGGCCATAACGAAAAGCATCTGGCGCATAACGGGATACCGTACCTTAAATCCTACGCGCACGGGCTCAGCCACTCGGGCTATTATCCGGGCGCGTTTCCGCTGGTGATCAAACTGCTTTTTTCGCCGGACGGGGGGAAACTGCTCGGCGCGCAGGCGGTCGGAATGGAAGGCGCTGACAAACGGCTCGACGTAATCGCCGCGGTGATGCAGGCCGGCGGCACGATTTATGACCTGCTCGACGCGCAGATGTGCTACGCGCCGCCCTACGGTTCCGCCAAAGATCCCGTAAACATCGCCGCCATGACGGCGGAAAACATTCTGGCCGGACTGGTGAATCCGGTCTACCCGACCGACCTCGACAGGCTTGCCGCCGATAAAAACTTTTTCCTGCTCGACGTGCGCACACCGGAAGAATATCTGACCGGCAGTCTCCCCGGCGCTACAAACATTGCGCTTTCCGTGCTGCGCGGCCGCCTGCCGGAACTGCCGCGCGGCAAAACCATCGTCACGCTGTGCAGCCGGGGCAAGATGTCCTATTTCGCCGCGCGGCTGCTTATGCAGGAGGGTTTCAGGACGCTTAACCTTAACGGCGGCTATTCGCTGTACAAACAGATCAAGTCTGAACAGGAAGCGCAGGCGGCGGGCTCGCAACCCCGGCAAAACCCGGCGCCGGACGCAACCTCCAGTCCGGCCGGCTGCCCGAAAAACGCCGCACGCATTGAAATCAACGCCTGCGGACTGCAGTGTCCCGGCCCGATTATGAAACTGTCCGCCGCGCTGAATAACGCGGCCGCCGGGTCGGAGCTGCTCGTTTCCGCCAGCGATCCGGGGTTTAAAATGGACGTGGCCGCATGGTGCAGCAGCACCGGCAACACGCTGATAAACGTTACGGAAGAAAACCGCGTTATACGGGCCTGCATAAAAAAAGGAACGGGTGAAATACCGGCAAGCACGGACGCATTGAACCAGCCCGCGCCTGCGGCCGGAAGCAAAAACCGCACCATCGTGGTTTTCAGCGGCGATCTCGACCGCGCGCTGGCGGCTTTCATCATCGCCAACGGAGCCGCCGCGCTGGGCGGAAAAGTGACGATGTTCTTCACTTTCTGGGGCCTTAATATCCTGCGCCGGGAAACCGCCGGGCCGGCGGCAAAAGGCTTTCTTGACCGACTGTTCGGCCTGCTGATGCCGCGCGGCGCGAACCGGCTGGCGCTTTCAAACATGCATTTCCTTGGGCTGGGAACCGCGCTGATGAAACATGTCATGAAAACCAAAAACGTCACGCCGCTGCCGGAACTGATAAAGCAGGCTCAGCGGCAGGGCGTTAAAATAGTGGCCTGCACCATGGCTATGGATATCATGGGCATCCGGCGCGAAGAACTCATCGCCGGCGTCGAAACCGCCGGAGTGGCCAGTTATCTCGCCGACGCGCAGTATGCCTCGACCAACCTGTTCATTTAA